A genomic region of Leptospira mtsangambouensis contains the following coding sequences:
- a CDS encoding hybrid sensor histidine kinase/response regulator: MQTNLEASGMIEFFKVLPNLFSGGVYLTDPKTGQILFSNDFFKNNLGCDKSGEDCLESDLLLWVAEEDKTNFKDQFLSQNKHYDRDTITGDYRFLMPNEVLVRWFQFEKRKVNIPNMDSDLQIVFVRDVTNEKTNEINIVEQIQFFLGLFENASVGMALQDWEGGYFRINPRFTEITGYSFQNLTDLNIKRIKGEPISEEEMEYFGFFKEGAEESRLTRKDGRRISVYRRISAFRNSQGKPDFYYVFLDDVTEKKQLESYQLHSQKMETIGSLATNIAHDLNNYLQPIHVFSQLGEEQIQSGKFDQNLILEYLEKIRMGADNARSMIHRIIKYSKVKDENSATKIEISSVVESSIPLVNAGLPKNVEAQFDFYKSPLYTKLDAVRFSKILCELTSGGLLVWDDRKRGLVRIQTSSADEFKLLVSMEFTGLSLPSLSGLNTLDFVNFGDEEFQWAGMHLINRYVKNWGGEFYIEKPEPMTVLIHIFLPLEEGQIVLGTPPHSHGNNPKDVWSEISKKEIWIVEDDEAASEAICFVLSQKQVVPKVFRSSSMALDGLKDKAPDFILSDYRMREMNGLSLIRKIKKTNPKLSAVLYTGNMDGLDSEELDAEGILVRSKPISVDELYETILLSFGFL; this comes from the coding sequence ATGCAAACGAATCTAGAAGCAAGCGGAATGATAGAATTCTTTAAGGTCTTGCCCAATCTATTTTCCGGTGGGGTCTACTTAACAGATCCAAAAACTGGTCAGATTTTATTTTCAAACGATTTTTTTAAAAACAATTTGGGTTGTGATAAGTCAGGAGAGGACTGTCTGGAGTCGGATTTATTGTTATGGGTTGCCGAAGAAGACAAAACAAACTTTAAAGACCAATTTTTATCTCAAAACAAACATTATGATCGGGACACCATCACAGGAGACTACCGTTTCCTTATGCCGAATGAAGTTCTTGTTCGGTGGTTTCAATTTGAAAAGAGAAAAGTAAACATTCCGAATATGGATTCGGATTTACAAATTGTTTTTGTTCGTGATGTGACCAATGAAAAAACAAATGAAATCAATATTGTAGAACAAATTCAATTTTTTCTTGGCCTATTTGAAAATGCATCGGTCGGGATGGCCTTACAAGATTGGGAAGGTGGATACTTCCGCATCAATCCAAGGTTTACTGAAATCACCGGTTATAGTTTTCAAAATTTAACAGACCTAAATATCAAACGAATCAAAGGGGAACCTATTTCCGAAGAAGAGATGGAATACTTTGGTTTTTTTAAAGAAGGTGCCGAAGAGTCAAGGTTAACTAGAAAAGATGGCCGCCGAATCAGTGTTTATCGACGAATTAGTGCCTTTCGTAACTCACAAGGAAAACCGGATTTTTATTATGTATTTTTGGATGATGTAACGGAAAAAAAACAACTTGAATCTTATCAGTTACATTCTCAAAAAATGGAAACCATCGGAAGTTTGGCAACAAACATTGCCCATGACTTAAATAATTATCTCCAACCCATCCATGTTTTTTCTCAGTTAGGGGAAGAACAAATCCAATCAGGAAAATTTGATCAAAATCTAATTTTGGAATATCTAGAAAAAATTAGAATGGGTGCAGATAACGCACGTTCAATGATCCATAGGATTATTAAATACTCTAAAGTAAAAGATGAGAACTCTGCGACAAAAATAGAAATTTCATCTGTTGTAGAATCATCCATCCCTTTGGTGAATGCTGGTCTGCCAAAAAATGTGGAAGCCCAATTTGATTTTTACAAATCTCCTTTATATACTAAATTAGATGCGGTTCGGTTTTCTAAAATTCTTTGTGAATTGACTTCGGGTGGACTCCTTGTTTGGGATGACCGAAAAAGAGGGCTTGTTAGGATCCAAACATCCTCAGCGGATGAATTCAAACTATTAGTTTCTATGGAATTTACAGGCCTTTCCTTACCCAGTCTTTCTGGGCTCAATACACTTGATTTTGTCAATTTTGGTGATGAAGAATTCCAATGGGCAGGAATGCACCTAATCAATCGTTATGTGAAAAACTGGGGTGGTGAGTTTTATATCGAAAAACCAGAACCGATGACTGTCCTCATTCATATTTTTCTTCCTTTGGAAGAAGGACAAATTGTTTTGGGGACTCCACCGCATTCCCACGGAAACAATCCAAAAGATGTATGGTCAGAGATTTCAAAAAAGGAAATTTGGATCGTAGAAGATGACGAGGCAGCAAGTGAAGCAATATGTTTTGTACTTTCCCAGAAACAAGTTGTCCCCAAGGTTTTTCGTAGTTCGTCTATGGCTTTGGATGGACTAAAAGATAAGGCTCCAGATTTTATTTTATCTGATTATCGAATGCGGGAAATGAATGGCTTAAGTCTTATCCGTAAAATTAAAAAAACAAATCCCAAACTTTCTGCTGTTTTATATACGGGAAATATGGATGGACTTGATTCTGAGGAGTTGGATGCAGAAGGGATATTGGTTCGATCTAAACCAATATCCGTTGATGAACTTTACGAAACTATTTTGTTATCGTTTGGATTTCTTTAG
- a CDS encoding alpha/beta hydrolase — translation MRIIIKWVIAITLILSSFLVSTYNWTISEYNYDSSRKFENFDTFYQNELQISAKENTRPNNEELLVRVSEEKTPIAIVYIHGFGASRGEGEEVTNKLSEYFGANTYYLRLPGHGTNAEDHLNTKFQTYLQDAEDSLIYARELGQKTVLIGTSMGGNIASYLAAKHPELVDSLVLASPFYDFDDPTAHIFRFHWGKSFINAIKGEMRISKTDPKDESAKYWYLDQYYGAIQNILDLKRFMDQNNPYPKITAPTLLMYYYKSESEHDFVASVPAMLHVYDLIQSGQNPNPKNKLLKIENGSHVLLSKYVKSDKELIEKELIQFIKDSTGAEEVPKLKKSKR, via the coding sequence ATGAGAATAATAATCAAATGGGTGATTGCCATCACTCTCATTCTATCTTCATTCCTCGTATCCACTTACAACTGGACTATCAGTGAATACAATTATGATTCCTCTCGGAAATTCGAAAATTTTGACACCTTTTACCAAAACGAACTGCAGATTAGTGCCAAAGAAAATACAAGACCAAACAACGAAGAACTTCTGGTGCGAGTTTCAGAAGAAAAAACTCCTATTGCCATTGTCTACATTCATGGATTTGGTGCAAGCCGTGGAGAAGGAGAAGAAGTTACAAACAAACTTTCCGAATACTTCGGTGCCAATACCTATTACTTAAGATTACCTGGGCATGGAACAAATGCAGAAGACCACTTAAATACAAAATTTCAAACTTATCTCCAAGATGCCGAAGACAGTTTGATTTATGCAAGAGAGCTCGGGCAAAAAACAGTTCTCATTGGAACCAGTATGGGTGGAAACATAGCATCGTATTTAGCAGCGAAACACCCTGAACTTGTGGATTCACTTGTACTTGCTTCTCCATTTTATGATTTTGATGATCCAACTGCACATATATTCAGATTTCATTGGGGAAAATCTTTTATCAATGCAATCAAAGGTGAGATGCGAATTTCCAAAACAGATCCTAAAGATGAATCAGCCAAATATTGGTATCTTGACCAATATTATGGTGCCATTCAAAATATTTTGGATTTAAAACGTTTTATGGATCAAAACAATCCATATCCAAAAATTACAGCTCCCACCTTACTTATGTACTACTACAAATCTGAAAGTGAACATGATTTTGTTGCTTCCGTTCCAGCAATGTTACATGTTTATGATTTGATCCAATCAGGACAAAATCCAAACCCAAAAAACAAACTGTTAAAAATTGAAAACGGTTCGCATGTTTTACTTTCAAAGTATGTAAAATCTGACAAAGAGTTAATTGAAAAAGAACTCATTCAATTCATTAAAGACAGCACTGGTGCAGAAGAAGTTCCAAAACTAAAGAAATCCAAACGATAA
- a CDS encoding copper chaperone PCu(A)C translates to MAITHLIIILIEVLLLRKLNITNAGFLLLIQVNLFVFCHKPTETIQLWMTPPPEVAKTAAVYGEIRNPFAVDVEIRNILCNDYKIVEFHETSIDNQTQVAKMRKLEYPILLKSNQTIQLMRSGKHLMLYEKIKRSEKIELELEFSNGERSVVIVEERSL, encoded by the coding sequence ATGGCAATCACCCATTTGATTATTATTCTCATCGAGGTTCTCTTGTTACGAAAGTTAAATATAACAAATGCAGGATTTCTGTTACTAATTCAAGTCAATTTGTTTGTTTTCTGTCACAAACCGACAGAGACCATCCAACTCTGGATGACACCACCGCCAGAAGTAGCAAAAACTGCCGCCGTGTATGGTGAAATTAGAAATCCTTTCGCAGTGGATGTGGAGATTCGAAACATTCTCTGCAACGATTACAAAATTGTTGAGTTCCATGAGACCTCCATCGACAATCAAACGCAAGTGGCAAAGATGCGTAAGTTGGAATATCCTATCCTTTTAAAATCAAACCAGACAATCCAGTTGATGCGATCGGGTAAACATTTGATGTTATATGAGAAAATAAAACGTTCGGAAAAAATAGAATTAGAACTGGAGTTTTCGAATGGAGAAAGAAGTGTCGTTATAGTAGAAGAGCGTTCTTTATGA
- a CDS encoding SCO family protein, with translation MKKKFILVLFVGIFLVGCGSAFEFTDLPIGGNVEAKDKSGNMVSFRSFPEPVLLVFFGYTYCPDFCPNTLAKIKAAVEPLTEEEKTKFKVVFISVDPVRDSPETTNKYVQFYLPQSVGLSFSADTTNQILKQYAAYVQKTEDGQSIDHSTYIYVLDKNRKTRKLIKSTDSKEVITKSIQKLSSNSVESK, from the coding sequence ATGAAAAAAAAGTTTATCTTAGTTTTGTTTGTTGGGATTTTTTTGGTAGGTTGCGGATCTGCTTTTGAATTTACTGATCTCCCGATTGGTGGGAATGTCGAAGCAAAAGATAAATCAGGAAATATGGTTTCCTTTCGATCTTTCCCCGAACCAGTGTTACTTGTATTTTTTGGGTATACGTATTGTCCTGATTTTTGTCCCAATACATTGGCCAAAATTAAAGCCGCAGTAGAACCTCTTACCGAAGAAGAAAAAACAAAATTTAAAGTGGTTTTTATCTCAGTAGATCCGGTGCGTGATTCTCCAGAGACAACTAACAAGTATGTGCAGTTTTATTTACCTCAATCGGTTGGACTTTCTTTCTCTGCAGACACAACAAACCAAATCTTAAAACAATACGCTGCGTATGTGCAAAAAACAGAAGATGGCCAAAGTATTGACCATTCCACTTATATTTATGTTTTAGATAAAAATCGGAAGACTCGAAAACTAATCAAGTCCACCGATTCCAAAGAAGTGATCACAAAATCCATACAGAAGTTAAGCAGCAATTCCGTTGAGTCGAAGTAA
- a CDS encoding M3 family metallopeptidase, giving the protein MFPEFHSENLPKKESAILEKMESNKSFIQSLLQIDKPTFQNFVKPYQRIQTELGDLVTEISHLNSVKNNEESQTIYSRLLPKLSEYYTDLGQNEDIFATFLKIQSTESDLTKEAKKVLENEIRDFQLAGVGLDAKIKEELKQLLIRLSDLSNQFSQNVLNATNAFSLKLSEAEVKGLPESEKLSAKQEDGSYLFTLHFPSYIAYMTYGENREIRKKLYDGYCTRAPENGKLMEEILELREKEAKLLGFSTFAHLSLATKVADNPEQVIEFIDHLGKKAKPIALQELNEIKNFAKKLGHTDLEPWDLTYYSEKLKKESFSYDEEIYRPYLEKETVIKGTFLFLEKLLGIQFQQVNTSVWEPSVLCYDLIVEGETRSRLYLDLEVRTEKKGGAWMHNWKPHFQDETGKTELPVAFVVASFPKATKTQPSLLRPSDVVTLFHELGHALHHLLSRVNEAFVSGVNGVEWDAVEFPSQFLENFAYEPKVLELFAKHYETKEPIPNSYIETMVKAKNFMSAMGVVRQLEFAKFDMLIHMEKPTESRVQEILDQVRKEFSVVFPPAYNKFQNSFTHIFAGGYAAGYYSYKWAELLSANAYYSFVDRGVFDLDHAAHFRKTVLEKGGSGNAMDLFRDFYGKDPEIDALLRLNGIAA; this is encoded by the coding sequence ATGTTTCCTGAATTTCATTCTGAAAATCTTCCCAAAAAAGAATCTGCCATTTTAGAAAAAATGGAGTCTAACAAAAGCTTCATTCAATCTCTATTACAAATAGATAAACCTACATTTCAAAACTTTGTAAAACCTTACCAAAGAATCCAAACAGAACTGGGGGATCTTGTGACAGAGATTTCACATCTTAACTCTGTAAAAAATAACGAAGAAAGCCAAACCATCTACAGCCGGCTATTACCCAAACTCAGCGAATACTATACAGACCTTGGACAAAACGAAGATATCTTTGCTACATTCTTAAAAATCCAATCAACAGAATCAGATTTGACAAAAGAAGCGAAGAAAGTATTAGAAAATGAAATTCGAGACTTTCAATTGGCCGGGGTGGGACTGGATGCAAAAATAAAAGAAGAACTCAAACAACTTCTCATTCGATTGTCAGACCTTTCGAATCAATTTTCACAAAATGTTCTCAATGCCACCAATGCATTTTCACTTAAACTTTCGGAAGCAGAAGTAAAAGGACTTCCCGAAAGTGAAAAATTATCTGCAAAACAAGAGGACGGAAGTTATTTATTCACCCTACACTTTCCATCTTACATTGCTTATATGACTTATGGAGAAAATCGAGAAATTAGAAAAAAACTCTATGATGGTTATTGCACTCGTGCTCCAGAAAATGGAAAATTAATGGAAGAAATTTTGGAACTTAGAGAAAAGGAAGCAAAACTTCTTGGTTTTTCCACTTTTGCTCATTTGAGTTTGGCAACCAAAGTGGCAGACAACCCAGAACAAGTTATTGAATTCATAGATCATCTAGGAAAAAAAGCTAAACCTATCGCATTACAAGAACTAAACGAAATTAAAAATTTTGCTAAAAAGTTGGGACATACAGACTTAGAACCTTGGGATCTCACTTACTATTCCGAAAAATTAAAAAAAGAATCCTTTTCTTATGATGAAGAAATTTATCGACCTTACCTTGAAAAGGAAACTGTGATCAAAGGAACATTTTTATTTTTAGAAAAACTTTTAGGCATTCAATTCCAACAAGTGAATACATCCGTTTGGGAACCATCTGTCCTTTGTTATGATCTCATCGTGGAAGGAGAAACAAGATCACGTTTGTATTTGGATCTAGAAGTCCGAACAGAAAAAAAAGGCGGTGCTTGGATGCACAATTGGAAACCTCATTTCCAAGATGAAACAGGGAAAACAGAACTTCCCGTTGCCTTTGTAGTTGCGAGTTTTCCAAAAGCCACAAAAACACAACCTTCGTTACTCCGACCCAGTGATGTAGTGACTCTTTTCCATGAACTAGGCCATGCCCTCCACCACCTTCTCTCCCGTGTAAATGAAGCTTTTGTGAGTGGAGTAAACGGAGTGGAATGGGATGCAGTAGAATTCCCTTCTCAATTTTTAGAAAACTTTGCTTATGAACCAAAAGTTTTGGAACTCTTCGCAAAACACTATGAAACAAAAGAACCAATTCCGAATTCATATATCGAAACTATGGTAAAAGCCAAAAACTTTATGTCGGCCATGGGAGTTGTCAGACAGTTGGAATTTGCAAAGTTTGATATGTTGATTCACATGGAAAAACCAACAGAAAGTAGAGTTCAGGAAATTTTAGACCAAGTGAGAAAAGAATTCTCTGTTGTGTTCCCACCTGCTTATAATAAATTTCAAAATTCATTTACCCATATCTTTGCTGGTGGGTACGCTGCCGGTTATTATTCTTACAAATGGGCAGAACTACTCTCTGCGAACGCCTACTATTCGTTTGTTGATAGAGGAGTCTTCGATTTAGACCATGCAGCGCATTTTAGAAAAACTGTCTTAGAAAAAGGTGGCTCAGGAAATGCGATGGATCTTTTTCGTGACTTTTACGGAAAAGATCCAGAGATTGATGCTTTACTTCGACTCAACGGAATTGCTGCTTAA
- a CDS encoding thiol-disulfide oxidoreductase DCC family protein, which produces MPPEKSKIVFFDGVCHLCMGSVQFLLKKNQKENLYFSAIGSETYHSLFSKEKSSKLPDSILYWKEGTLYLESDAILQLVRELKFPWFLLFGFWIIPRMLRNPIYQFIAKRRYVWFGKADACMVPSPNIKKRFLS; this is translated from the coding sequence ATGCCACCGGAAAAAAGTAAAATTGTTTTCTTTGATGGGGTTTGTCATTTGTGTATGGGATCGGTTCAGTTCCTTTTGAAAAAAAACCAAAAAGAAAATTTATACTTTTCTGCGATTGGTTCAGAGACTTACCATTCCTTGTTTTCAAAAGAAAAATCATCAAAACTCCCTGATAGCATTTTGTATTGGAAGGAGGGGACTTTGTATTTAGAATCCGATGCCATTTTGCAATTGGTTCGGGAACTAAAATTTCCTTGGTTTTTATTGTTTGGATTTTGGATCATCCCAAGAATGCTTCGAAATCCTATTTACCAGTTCATCGCCAAACGACGATATGTTTGGTTTGGCAAAGCGGATGCATGTATGGTCCCCTCACCAAACATAAAAAAACGATTCTTGAGTTAA
- a CDS encoding ArnT family glycosyltransferase, whose protein sequence is MNTKLEIQFLFDKEGWVSSRETVKFLSVHRTFLILLFVLTIFLFYGNSSPLVDQDEAAYAGFSRTMVENGDYLRMEFPYSTPHRKPPLHFWTSSFFFKLFGVSEWVLRLFPALCILGTSLLTYHLTNTMFGSRTALYAFSILSFSLYFPLNGKIALVDSLLVFFGMSGFVSLYHWMKSNQKRFVFLFWLSVSLGLLVKGPPILIFLGGTCTLLLSINQIRSKIWKLHPFLWLPVATLPLFLWGYLSWQKDNGALIRWMLDWYIFRRATDPVFGQSGPPGTYLMLFVVTLFPWTRIYLSFLYENGWKLFALLKTNGFKILKHLFPWEWKEMDYTFTPKRFLLLGLVFSWIFYEVLASKLPSYPLSAYPILSILLGDQLSRKHNQIYMYRIYLTVSLVMIVIISFVILPKFAEIRKDTKNLAGIINEYVPKEKTLYSFGAHGIPSFAFYYNRPITEISWTDAQTTKGYLIVSDSDYQLWKGMGVHWEPVGEVFSVYAYDRNKKLNLRLVKTTEH, encoded by the coding sequence ATGAATACAAAACTAGAAATTCAATTCCTCTTTGACAAAGAAGGGTGGGTTTCCTCTCGTGAGACTGTGAAATTCTTATCTGTCCACCGCACTTTCCTCATCCTTCTCTTTGTCCTAACGATATTCTTATTCTATGGGAATTCCTCTCCCTTGGTTGACCAAGACGAAGCCGCTTATGCAGGATTTTCTCGAACGATGGTAGAAAATGGAGATTATCTCAGAATGGAATTTCCCTACTCCACTCCTCATAGAAAACCACCTCTACATTTTTGGACCTCCTCCTTTTTTTTCAAACTGTTTGGGGTTTCTGAATGGGTTTTACGTTTATTTCCAGCACTTTGTATTTTGGGAACAAGTTTGTTAACTTATCATCTAACAAACACTATGTTTGGATCAAGGACTGCTTTATATGCCTTTAGTATACTAAGTTTTTCATTATACTTTCCTCTCAATGGGAAGATCGCCTTAGTTGATTCTCTATTAGTATTTTTTGGAATGTCTGGATTTGTATCTCTTTACCACTGGATGAAATCGAATCAAAAAAGATTCGTATTTTTGTTTTGGCTCAGTGTGAGTTTGGGACTTCTTGTCAAAGGACCACCCATTCTAATTTTTTTAGGTGGGACCTGCACTCTCCTTTTGAGCATCAATCAAATCCGTTCGAAGATTTGGAAACTCCATCCATTTTTATGGTTACCGGTTGCGACACTTCCGCTGTTTTTATGGGGATATTTATCTTGGCAAAAAGACAATGGAGCACTCATACGATGGATGTTAGATTGGTATATTTTTCGTCGTGCGACAGATCCTGTTTTTGGTCAGTCAGGTCCACCTGGCACCTATTTGATGTTATTTGTGGTTACACTTTTCCCTTGGACAAGAATTTATCTTTCCTTTCTCTACGAGAACGGATGGAAACTATTTGCCTTACTCAAAACGAACGGATTTAAAATATTAAAACATCTTTTTCCTTGGGAATGGAAAGAAATGGATTATACATTTACACCAAAACGTTTTTTACTACTCGGACTTGTTTTTTCTTGGATATTCTATGAAGTTTTGGCAAGTAAACTCCCATCTTATCCTCTATCCGCATATCCGATTCTTTCTATTCTACTGGGAGACCAACTCTCAAGAAAACACAACCAAATCTATATGTATCGAATCTACCTAACTGTATCACTTGTAATGATTGTTATCATTTCTTTTGTGATCCTACCTAAGTTTGCTGAAATCAGAAAGGATACAAAAAATTTAGCCGGAATCATTAACGAATACGTCCCAAAAGAAAAAACATTATATTCATTTGGAGCCCATGGAATTCCAAGTTTTGCATTTTACTACAATCGTCCCATCACAGAAATCAGTTGGACAGATGCCCAAACAACAAAGGGATATCTGATTGTTTCCGATTCTGATTATCAGCTTTGGAAAGGAATGGGAGTCCACTGGGAACCTGTGGGAGAAGTTTTTTCTGTTTATGCGTATGATCGAAACAAAAAACTAAATCTGAGGTTAGTCAAAACGACAGAACATTAA
- a CDS encoding phosphoesterase, whose product MLFNVPVTIVNTERQTASKPSLWKYRYVLVLASLLGILLFYQLAVVLLLRKSTFLPSSPFQGPKLVNPYQNWNGENQEKISLHTHSDEVWFTPERHSVSEIISEYKREGFSNVAVTDYGQISETENPEYIRGLEWGQNVKKRHLLAIGIKKSFYDYFPIYATRENLNWVMDRMQKLGGYVVIPHPKLFDSFSREEISSLAGFQAVEVYSPYGDDPKILDSLLSQGRNVHCMASDDLHYFPESSIKRFDQPGWKNAIQTLGNQRGRKGESFLRYIVTEEGTKDQSSVQSALQAGSFYCVKKFFHGADDPKVPRIQVTKDQTIQLNSNERYLEIRFIGQAGEVLQVNPDTSSAEYRFQEKDSYVRLEMIGLTGSILSNAIYRNK is encoded by the coding sequence ATGCTTTTCAATGTTCCAGTAACCATTGTCAATACCGAAAGGCAAACTGCGAGTAAACCTTCCTTGTGGAAGTATCGTTATGTTCTTGTTTTGGCCTCCTTACTTGGGATTTTATTATTTTATCAACTAGCAGTTGTTTTGCTTCTTAGGAAATCAACTTTTCTCCCTTCTTCTCCTTTCCAAGGACCTAAACTAGTCAATCCATACCAAAATTGGAATGGAGAAAACCAGGAAAAGATATCTTTACACACACATTCCGATGAAGTTTGGTTCACCCCAGAAAGGCATTCTGTATCCGAAATCATCTCTGAATACAAACGGGAAGGCTTTTCAAATGTTGCCGTCACAGATTACGGTCAAATTTCTGAGACAGAAAATCCAGAATACATTCGGGGATTGGAATGGGGACAGAATGTAAAAAAACGCCATCTTTTAGCCATTGGTATTAAAAAATCTTTTTATGATTATTTCCCAATTTATGCAACGAGAGAAAATCTTAATTGGGTGATGGATCGTATGCAAAAGTTAGGTGGTTATGTAGTCATCCCTCATCCTAAATTATTTGATTCCTTTTCCAGAGAGGAGATCTCTTCTTTGGCAGGTTTCCAAGCTGTGGAAGTTTATTCTCCTTATGGCGATGACCCTAAAATATTAGATTCTTTGCTTAGCCAAGGACGAAACGTCCATTGTATGGCAAGCGATGACCTACATTATTTTCCTGAATCCTCAATCAAACGTTTTGACCAACCAGGTTGGAAGAATGCCATCCAAACTTTGGGGAACCAAAGAGGACGTAAAGGAGAAAGTTTTCTTCGGTATATTGTAACTGAGGAAGGAACTAAAGACCAATCATCCGTTCAATCAGCACTCCAAGCAGGTTCTTTTTATTGTGTGAAAAAGTTTTTTCATGGAGCGGACGATCCAAAAGTTCCCAGGATACAAGTGACAAAGGATCAGACAATCCAATTGAATTCTAATGAACGTTATCTCGAAATCCGTTTTATCGGCCAAGCTGGGGAAGTTTTACAAGTGAATCCGGATACAAGTTCTGCCGAATATCGATTTCAAGAAAAGGATTCCTATGTGAGGTTGGAGATGATCGGCCTCACAGGATCGATTCTCTCCAACGCTATTTATCGAAATAAATAG
- a CDS encoding LIC_12337 family protein: MKKFLYAIVFFGMSLQISDFNKLTRLDRNDQLIHLFGDAIHLGIGSEKIWSATTADNWGFVRQSATWARGNSGIIDSLILALKNAGYFNNATPRNDVLNNVNLNGFGSATLTIKISTPTTGVSSTAYTGTKDFNHFFEIKKTGASTPSLQLFFDDPNTTLGNDGALVYYRLVDFGNPQFANVGNVITESYTANDSVYGTKFQTYTWRNGPENASWISRHGRVVLTEVDAGRQLCFRSVVRLTFTKLKEVNPSGAAALDNLKTFCNAAQGTGSSDQIYYNLAYMQKFDSPFQTTAKATFTMSAARPETICAIPESPSAPNVRLSYGIFNINGYVTDQLLAAQVPADYPSPTVGGADFMSVDEAFNRTYVAFGASISGQAALGTVKQYETTSKAFLDAFDGSDQNLNFK; encoded by the coding sequence ATGAAAAAGTTTCTCTATGCCATTGTATTCTTTGGAATGAGCCTTCAGATTTCCGACTTCAACAAACTCACTCGTTTGGATCGGAACGACCAACTCATCCATCTCTTTGGTGATGCCATCCATCTGGGAATTGGTTCAGAAAAAATTTGGTCGGCGACCACTGCTGACAACTGGGGTTTTGTGCGCCAATCGGCTACTTGGGCCCGAGGCAATTCCGGAATTATTGATTCTCTCATCCTCGCTCTAAAAAACGCAGGTTACTTCAACAATGCAACTCCCAGGAATGATGTTTTAAACAATGTCAATTTAAATGGGTTTGGATCTGCCACCCTCACCATTAAAATCAGTACACCCACAACAGGTGTGAGTTCCACTGCCTATACCGGGACCAAAGATTTTAATCATTTTTTTGAAATCAAAAAAACCGGTGCTTCAACTCCCTCCTTACAGTTGTTCTTCGATGATCCAAATACAACTCTAGGAAATGATGGAGCTTTGGTTTACTATCGTTTGGTTGACTTTGGAAACCCTCAGTTTGCCAATGTGGGGAATGTCATCACAGAAAGTTATACAGCAAACGATTCTGTTTACGGAACCAAATTCCAAACCTATACTTGGAGGAACGGTCCTGAAAATGCAAGTTGGATTAGTAGACATGGAAGAGTGGTTCTGACAGAAGTAGATGCAGGCAGACAACTCTGTTTTCGTTCAGTGGTACGTTTGACATTTACAAAACTGAAAGAAGTCAACCCATCGGGTGCGGCTGCCTTAGATAATTTAAAAACCTTTTGTAACGCAGCACAAGGAACCGGCTCTAGCGACCAGATTTATTATAACCTTGCTTATATGCAAAAGTTTGATTCACCTTTTCAAACCACTGCCAAAGCAACCTTTACAATGAGTGCAGCTAGACCAGAAACCATCTGCGCAATTCCAGAATCACCTTCTGCTCCAAATGTTCGATTATCATATGGGATCTTTAATATCAATGGATATGTAACCGATCAGCTGTTAGCTGCTCAAGTTCCAGCCGACTATCCGAGCCCCACAGTCGGTGGAGCTGATTTTATGTCTGTAGATGAAGCCTTTAATCGAACTTATGTAGCCTTTGGTGCAAGTATTTCGGGACAAGCTGCACTTGGCACGGTAAAACAATACGAAACCACTTCTAAAGCATTTTTGGATGCATTTGATGGCTCAGACCAAAACTTAAACTTTAAATAG